The Vitis vinifera cultivar Pinot Noir 40024 chromosome 1, ASM3070453v1 DNA segment atatatattttcaccACATCCTGGAATCAAGAGGTTCCAACCTGTTATGACTAAGACTTCTAGATACGTCAGTCTTCAAGATAGAGTGGTCACAGATTCCATCCAAACACGGCtaaaccttttctttttccttttttttttccttctccgtATAATTTCATCTATCTATATATTCCCCTTGCCTCTCTAGGAAAGAGCATATCTGTATACTCTTACCAACATATGCATTGATACATACACTTTGCTTTTGTTTGAGATTccagtttgaattttttttctttttgggtatGTTTCGGTTACAGATCAAAAAGTCCTGATTGTTTAGATAGTAATTATCCAATCCATTCAATCAGAACCCTTGCCTTTGCATCTGGTTTTGCTTACTGTCAAGTGTATACAGGTGCATCTTGTGGCCGCCACAGAAAGATCATCCATGGAGAACAATTCAATAGACCCCTCAACACAAAAGAATCAGGTAAGAAGGGTTTTGCATCTAGATTTTTTCATTAATAGGGACTACGAAATGGCAATATATATTTGTAGATAGATCATGTTATCTGAGAACTTTTGGTATTTGTTAGTCTTGCTTTCTTATTGCTATTGTTATAATGTGCACAATTTCCAGGAGGATCGGATCAAATCAGCCAAAGAAGAGGTGGGCGAGGttagagaagaaaatgaaaggttGAAGCAGATATTAGCAAAAATCAAGAAGGACTACCAGTCACTGCAAATGCAGTTCAGTGAAATTGCTCAACATGAGGAAGCTAGGAAATCTACAGATACAATTCTTACTCatcaggaagaagaagaagaagaaactgaTCTTATCTCCCTTAGCCTAGGAAGAGTTTCAAGTGCCGAGTCTAAGAAGGATGACAAAAAGACAAGCTTTCTGAGTGGTAAAGGAAAAGGGGATGAGAAGATGGATGAAGGACTTGCACTAGGGCTGGAATGCAAATTTGAACCCGCCCCTACCGAACACATGATGAATGCAAGCCCTGAAAATAGCTTTGAAGGACCCAAGGAAGAGGAGCCCTCTACTGAGACATGGCCACCCAGTAAGATTCTAAAGATGGGGAGAAGTCGGGATGAAGAAGTTTTAGAGCAAACCCATTTGAAGAAAGCTAGGGTTTCTGTCCGAGCTAGATGCGACACCCCCACGGTTAGTATTCTAGAACATATACATCTTCACTAAGAGTGAGTTAACAAAATTTGTGTTCACTGAGTTTGTATATATATGTTGTACAGATGAATGATGGATGCCAATGGAGGAAATATGGACAGAAAATAGCAAAAGGAAACCCTTGCCCTAGAGCATACTACCGGTGCACAGTCTCACCATCATGCCCTGTGAGAAAGCAGGTAATTTTATGCCTTGAGATTTCATATACTTCACAATCCCATCACCTTGATCAAATCATTTAAATCTCCATGCATCCCTAACAATGATTAGTTACCAagttaatatcttttaatttcctaaatttcTTTCATGAGTAGGGAATAATTTCAACGAGAATGTATTCAAGATAATATTGTTTTGCTAGGAATGCTAATAAGTGAACCAATTAATTTGTCGGTCTCCTTCGAGTATGCTCTTAATTTCATAAGAAGATTGCATCATGTGCCATTTTGTATGTGAGTGAAGTAATTATGTCCCTATTTGTTGTTCTGTTTGTTAAGAAATTATCCTTAAAAAAGACATAAGAAATAAGAAGCTTTGTGAATGTGAAAGGTGAATCTTCATGGATGTTTCTTCATGTCAGAAGCTTATATGTCTTTGCCTCGTCTTCTAGTTGCTATTATGAGTTCTCATTAACCCTCATCATAATTCTATGCATAGGTCTGAACTGATCTAACATGatcatagaaaaataatttgtaatagCTAGGAAAATACACTAAGACATGCTATTACTTTCTTGTTAAGCATAAAGTGTTTTTCATTGAAATCAACCAAATAAATGTATGCTCTTAATTCCACTTTATTGGTTTTTGAGAGGTTGAAAACTTTGACTAATTACCAAAAAGTGTCACTTCTTATATaagctttattttaatttatataacaaaataattaatttttaatcaaacttTTAGAAAGCTTATCATAAATCAAAACTTAATGTGACTTgacaacttaatttaaattattaaatttattgaatACATATATTTGATAAAGTAACTTAATTGTacgattaaataaaaattaattttgataaatcaaattaatattaaacataaaGTTTCATCAAATGTTCTCTTAGAGGACTAATATTGccctttaaaaattataacttctaaaatagaaaaattatctcAAATAGACCTTATTAAGaggatgtttggtaaaacttaatatttattatttaataatttaagttgattttgaggtaaattatatttaagctattaagtcattaaattaatttaatgaagttatttttaacttatctgcattttctttaacaaacaTAAATATACTTAAtgtaattaagttattaagtgaCTCGGAGAAGGCTTTACTATTAGGCTTTTTAGGCCCTAAAAACGAAAGAATGTATGTATCTAGACGGGGGCTTGTATAAACTCTGAAAACCTAGATTACATCCTGTTCGAAAATGTGAATGCTTCACTTTTCACTTTCTTGCTTTCCGATCTTCAATTATCATCACTGGacttttctttctcaatttcagGTGCAAAGATGTGCGGAGGACACGTCCATCTTGATCACCACCTATGAAGGAACTCACAACCACCCACTTCCTGTTTCAGCAACAGCAATGGCTTCCACCACATCTGCTGCCGCCTCCATGCTACGCTCCGGCTCCTCCACCTCACAACCAGGCATGGAGGCCTTCGCTACCTCCTCTACTGCCAACCTCCACGGCTTAAACTTTTCTATACCCCAAAATTCAAGATCACAGCAATTCTACTTCCCCAATTCTTCATTCTCAACTTCCAATTCACACCCAACTATCACTCTTGATCTCACTGCACCAACTGCTTCTCATTTCAATAGGTTGTCTTCAAGTTTCCCTTCTGCACCAAGATATCCTGCAACTTGCCTcaacttttcttcttcttcatcttcgtcTCCTTTAGATCCCAACAACCTACCAACATCTTGGGGTACCCTTCCTAGTTATGGGGCACTGTCGTCCTACAACAAAAACCAGATTGGGCCTTTCAACTTTGGAATGCAACCACCCTCCCAAGAAAACATTTATCAACCTTACATGCAGAAGATCAACAACCAGGCTCCTTCCCAACAATCTCTTACAGAGACCATAGCCACCGCAACCAAGGCAATCGCAGCCGACCCGACATTCCGATCAGCATTAGCTGCTGTCATCACGTCATTTGTTGGTAATGCAGGTGGTGCAGGTGGAGGAGAGAACCACGTCAAGGGAGAAAACCCTAGCCATAATTTGAAGTGGGGTGAGTTCTTATCTGTGAACTCCGCATTGGCATCTTCTCATAATGGAGTAGGGTGTGCCTCAAGTTACTTGAACCGTTCCTCTTCTGCAAATTCTCAACAACAAGGGAACTTGATTTCGTACCCGCCTTCATTTCCATTTTCTGTACCTAAGAGTGCTTCTGCTTCCCCTTCTGATCACAAAGATAATATCCAGTGATGGGTACTGAAGAATTGAAGGGTTTTACCTAATTTTTGGTAATGTGTCTATTTTAGGATTGAAGACACTTACGCGCGCATACACTGCTTGTAGATAATTCCATACTTTGACTAATCGTTGTGACAATATTTCTCCGATTTAAATTTGTACTCTACACATGCATTGATCATAGCAGATAAACTACTACTTGAAGATTAAGTCATTCAGCAAATCCACATGGGGGATCGATCTTAACATCTTGTTAACAAGCATGATATGGATATTAAACTCAAATCTTAcaagtttaaacttttaggaaaatgaGTAGTTCTTCAATGGTATTTTGATAGGAGTTATCGGTTTCCCCTTATTTGTTTATTGgatatttatctaaaatattGCTAGTTCAATATATCTCaagtgaaaatatttattttgccATACAGCCCAAGAGCCCTTAAAGAATTACCAGCAAAAAAGAGCACACCAATCAGAAAATGTGGCAGATCGATCTTAACATCTTGTTAACAAGCATGCTATGGATATTAAACTTAAATCTTGCAAGTtcaaacttttagaaaaattaataattcatcaacatggtatcaaagtttGATTTAATGGAAGTGATCGGTTTTGCCTCTTCTCTGTGATTTGCATTtccctatttatttattggacGTGAATCTAAAATACTGCTAGTTCAACATATctcaaatgaaaatatttattttgccATACAGCCCAAGAGCCCTTAAACAATTGCCAGCAAAAAAGAGGGCACCAGTCAGAATAATGTGAGCTTCCTACCACAGTACGACTATCGTGTATCTTTTGCAGTCTAATCAATCCAGACTGGCTGTTGATCATCTAATATATAGCTTGTAGTTATGCTTGAATTTACAGAATAGAATTCGGCTTGAATTTCTCATGTTTCTCTAAATTTTGAACTTCCCATTCATGCATTCGCAACCGTGCAAatgaaattcataattttgtaACCATAATTTATAACCATtcgttttctaaattttgaaaataacataTGAAAAATTGGATAGATATAGGTAATATTCTAGAAGAATCAAAGACAGCATGAATTTCTGTTTCATGCCCATCAAACACCGTCCAATTATGAACTGACTCTCATTTTTAATGGATCGGTGACAGGAGAGGCCCAATGGACTTCCTCAGAGGCCGTCCACTTATTGACCACCCCATAGATGAGGCCACTTCGCCTCCCTCCACGTGGTGACTTGAATTTCTTCCACGCGTCAAATTTTTACACGTGGCAAAGATGTTAGTCGTCCATATAGCATAACGGCTTGGAGGGGAACAGAAAAAACCACCTCTACGCTCGTGGGAAGACAGAAAcgccttgaaccccatcttcaCCAGGTATGTGGAGTAACATTACATTTTGCCTTCAAACTCCTCTTGATCTATATCTCTGCATGCTAGgaaatgaaatgatttttgGCAATCCATATTGGACTTTTTCCTTCTTGATGCAGTGTTGATCTTTGGTTTTTTCccctttaggctatgtttggttcccagaaaatttgaaggaaaatgcaagggaaagaaaatacaaaggaaaagcagaggaaaataaaaagtgaaggaaaataaaaaaatagattaaaagttgataaattattttttttgttactttaaactcattttatttattttaactcatcaatataaagattaaataatttaaaaatacataagtttttaattagttttaatcatatttgattttctttgatatttttcataggacaaccaaacataaaaaaatcatttttctttgcattttttttctttccttagaattttccgggaaccaaacataaccttagagttatgatgataatgATACAAATTTAAGGCTGAATTAGGCCTCCTATggttaaatttattaatgatcaGAAGACAAAGAGCTTTAATGTTCAATTCATTGAAAGCCAAATTTTAGAGGGAAATTGATTGTTTGTGGAGATCCATTCTTAGACAGTGTTAGCATTTTCCCCTATTTGGGACCGCATCAATAATATCAAAAAGCACAAGCAATCATAATATATCAAGTGTACAATTTAATATATGCCTCATTAACGGGCTATTCGTCTGTATcttaatctttcttttttttgtttgtgttaTGTAATTTGATCTCATTCACTTGTATCCTAGCCGACCATTTTTCCGAAAGCAAAATCAACAGCATTTTTACCAAGTACATGGATAAATAATGCACCATAAGGAACAAAATTGACTTGCCACTGCAAAATGTGAGAGCTCTAAATTCACCAAacatataaatcaaaataaacacaatAAAATACCTTTACTTTCCAAATCTTTGCACCTGGAAAACCAATTGTCTTTGGATAGACTTTGATCCCCTTGAAAGGCTGGGAAAGCAACAGAATCCATCAACCTAGAGTTTCTTTGATCCATTTTGGGATGGTAACTCTGATGGGGGTTGCTCTTGTTTAGCTCTATGTGTATTTGGAATAGTGTTATGTCAGTCTCCAGTTGATTCCATTTTATGCCATACAAAGATACAGGTATACCTGAGGATATGGCACAAGCACAGGAAGCTAAGGAGAGTCCACAACTTTTAAGTTGTGATGCTTATTTCGAGAACATCCAGTCGAGGAAAAAACTACCACGATCCTTGCAGGAGTCTCTAACAGCTGCATTTGCAAGGATTCCAGTTTCATCTTTCCCTGAAGTACTTGGGGGCAAAGGTgagaattttaatattaaagctCAAACAATCTCATTATTTAGCTTGGAGAATGGTTTAAATGAGGCATCCCTGAAGCACTGACCATATCTTCTTACGAAATTTCCTTTTGTAGTGGTTGAAATTCGGGGTGATGCAATAATTGCAGAGGCAGTTAAAACTCTATCTCTCTGCAACATTTTGTCTGCCCCTGTGAGGAACCCAGATGCAGGAACCAGTTTGGATTGGAGAGAGAGGTACCTGGGAATCATAGATTACTCAGCGATCATACTTTGGGTGCTAGAGAGTGCGCAGCTTGCTGCAGTTGCTTTTTCTGCCAGTACTGCTACCGCTGCTGGAGTAAGTGCAGGGGCAGTTGGAGCACTTGGAGCACTAGCATTGGGAGCAACAGGGCCTGCTGCTGTTGCTGGAATAACTGTTGCTGCAGTTGGGGCAGCGGTGGCTGGTGGAATGGCTGCTGATAGAGGGATGGGGAAAGATGCTCCCACTGCTGCTGATCATTTGGGAGAGGAGTTCTATAAAGTTCTCTTTCAAGAAGAACCTTTCAAATCAACCACAGTAAGCTCAATCCTGCAAATAGACGTCTCTTAGACAGTGGGTCACCTCTAGTTCCTCCTCATATTCATTTCCTTTTCACCAATGCATTGAGTTATGCATGTCAATTCATTAAAAACAAGGGCACTCTTGCTGTTTGGTTGATTCTGATTTCCTACTGAAATGACAAGCATATCAGTGTACATACCTTACTGTGGGGAGGGCTGAAATGGGGAAGCAAACAAGACATGTAATAGGAAATAGAAGGTGGCCTAACCAACTTATTTTATCTAATtgggaaaataatataattgatgTTACCTTTTGTTATAGGTGCAGTCCATACTGAAATCATATCGCAGTGCTCCCTTCCTTCCAGTTGCAACAGATAGTTCTATGTTGAGCGTCTTATTGCTACTCTCCAAATATAGAATGAGGAATGTACCTGTAATCGAACCAGGCCAACCTTTTGTTAAGAACTACATTACACAATCTGCAATTGTTCAGGGCCTTGAGAGATGCAAAGGGAGGGATTGGTTCGATTGTATTGCAGCACATCCTATTTCTGATTTAGGACTTCCTTTCATGTCTCATAATGAGGTGAGGTTCCCAAGACCATGTTAGACAACTTCTCTTCTTGCTGGCTACTGAGTGTGGAGCTTCAAGAGTCTTGTTTCATCTTGTGTTGGTCAGGTTGTTACCATCCAGAGCAATGAGCTGATTCTGGAGGCtttcaagaaaatgaaagacaATAAAATTGGTGGCCTTCCTGTGGTAGAGGGCCCAAGGAAGAAGATTGTTGGGAATGTAAGCATAAGAGATATCAGATTCTTGCTGCTCAATCCAGACCTCTTCTCCAATTTCAGGTCAGTTAAAAAGCAGACCTGCACCACCTGTCAAGTTACCTGTTTCTTGGCTTTGAAATATTCTAGTTGTCGAATGCTCCGaacatggaaatttttttaatccaaaaactGTGTTATTCTGATTTGAGAAAGAATATCATTGTCCAATGCAAAACAATTGCACTGATCAACATGATCTAAAGTCATCAAGTCTAGGTTGTGAGTTTTCATCTCTAAGGACAGATTTCACACACCAATGGTGATCAACTTACTAGAGGTGAGCACATAAACTAGTCACCAACTTATGACCATCTCTCCCTCCTTTTTTGTAGTAACATGTTGATGTAAAAATTTAAATCTTGATGGTTCAACTTACTCCTCTTTCCCTTTCAGGCAGCTCACTGTGATGGATTTCATGACCACTATTGCTTCTACAACTGAAGAAGCAGGGAATGTTATCCAACCAATGACATGCCATCTAAATTCAGCTCTTGGTAGTGTGATCCACACTCTTGCTGCCAAGTCAGTTCACAGGATTTATGTAGTAGCTGGCCAAGAAGATGAAGTTGTTGGTGTCATAACACTCAGAGATGTGATTTCTTGCTTCATCTTTGAACCTCCTAACCATTTTGACAACTACTTTGGCTTTACTGTGAAAGAAATGTTAAATAAGTGATGCTTCTGTGGTCAAAATTTGTAATGACTTCTTGAGATGCATCAGGTAGCCAAATCTGGTCAAGGAAAGGAGAAGAGAACCATTGAGCCATGGTTGTTTCATCAGTGTATCATGTCTATGCATTCTTGTTCCTTTCATGTCACTCCAATTGAACTACAGCCAGGGGGTTTTTTCAATCCCCTATCATTCATCATTTCTCTGACCCTTTCTACATCACCCCACCTTCCTTGAACAGCATATATGTTGGACAAAATCACAAAAGGGGTTGGGTCCTGTGGCTCTAACTCTGAAAGTTTTTTAGCCATTTCTTCTCCCAAAGCAGAATCCGAATGATGCCTACAAGCACCAAGCAAAGAAGCGAAAACAGAAACGGATGCCTCTGGCATTTCATGAATAAGTTCTTGAGCTTCCTTCAACCTACCAGATCTACCTAAAAGGTCAACCATGCAACCAAAATGCTCCGAAGTTGGGTTCAGGCCATAGTCTCTATTCATCATCTTAAACAATTGCCATCCTCTGTCAATCTCACCTGTGTGACTGCACACAGATAGGATACTGACGAGTGTTGCTGAATTTGGTTGCACTTTTTCTTCCTGCATCTGATTGAAAATCTCAAATGCAGATTGATACTTTCCATTCCTTCCATACCCAGAAATCATTGCATTCCAAAATGCTGGGTCATCAGGTTTTATCTGAAACTGGCAAAAAACTCTTCGAGCCAAATAAGAATGACCGCATTTCATGTACATGTCAATGAGTGCAGTAGAAATGAATTCATCAGTATCGATATTGGTTCTAATTGTGTGCCCATGAATCTCTTTTCCACTTTGCAAAGCAGACAGAGCTGAGCAAGCCCGTAAAAGACTTGTGATAGATTTTAAACTAGCTATTACACCAGCTGATTGCATTTTATGGAAGAACTTAAAAGCTTCAACCACCTGCCCTTGTTGCGAAAACCCACTAATCATTGTATTCCATGTTGCTGAATCAGGTTCCAATCCTTCAGGTTCTAACTGTTCAAAAAGTTCAACAGCAATGTCACTCTGACCATTCAACATCATTCCAGCAATCATTGAATTCCATGTTACTAGGTTCCTGCTGCCACTCAGTTCTATGAATATGCCATAAGCCCAATGCCAACAACCACATTTGGAGTACATGTCCACAAGTGCAGTTCCCACCATAGTATCAAAATTGATCTCAATCTTCACAACCAGCCCATGAATCTGCCTACCAAATCGAATATACAAAAGTTTCGAACATGCAGAAAGAATTGAAACCAGTGTCACCGAATTGGGTACTTCACCTGAAGACTCCAACAAGTCCTTAAACACATCAAAGACCAAATGCGGAGCCCCATTTTGCAAAAGCCCTGAAATAAAAGCATTGTAGCTGACAACATTCTTATCCAAAATCTGATCAAACACTTTCTTAGCCAAAACCAGCTCCCCACAATTCGAATACATCGTCACAACCGCGGTCGCCACATAAATATCCGACTCAACACCCAACTTTATCGCCAAGCAATGTACTTGCCCATCAAGTTCAACACTTGCACATGCAGGCAGAACACTAGCTATGGTAACTGAATTGGGCCTGAAATTCCCCAACCCCACCTGTTTGAACGCCCCCAGGGCCTCTCTGAAATACCCATTTCGCGAAAATCCAGAAATCGTGACGTTCAGTGAAGGCAAGTTTCGGTGAGGCATTTCTTCGAACACCTTGAGAGCATAGCTCAAAAGATGAAGTTTCATGTACATGTCTGCGAGAGCAGTGGCCGCATAAATATCTAAATGAAATCCGGTTTTAATGAGTTGGGTGTGTAGGATTTGGCCTTG contains these protein-coding regions:
- the LOC100262076 gene encoding WRKY transcription factor 72A; this translates as MEAAALEIPVSGDPVKGEETTLMKFNGGDKGGVCDSMKVHLVAATERSSMENNSIDPSTQKNQEDRIKSAKEEVGEVREENERLKQILAKIKKDYQSLQMQFSEIAQHEEARKSTDTILTHQEEEEEETDLISLSLGRVSSAESKKDDKKTSFLSGKGKGDEKMDEGLALGLECKFEPAPTEHMMNASPENSFEGPKEEEPSTETWPPSKILKMGRSRDEEVLEQTHLKKARVSVRARCDTPTMNDGCQWRKYGQKIAKGNPCPRAYYRCTVSPSCPVRKQVQRCAEDTSILITTYEGTHNHPLPVSATAMASTTSAAASMLRSGSSTSQPGMEAFATSSTANLHGLNFSIPQNSRSQQFYFPNSSFSTSNSHPTITLDLTAPTASHFNRLSSSFPSAPRYPATCLNFSSSSSSSPLDPNNLPTSWGTLPSYGALSSYNKNQIGPFNFGMQPPSQENIYQPYMQKINNQAPSQQSLTETIATATKAIAADPTFRSALAAVITSFVGNAGGAGGGENHVKGENPSHNLKWGEFLSVNSALASSHNGVGCASSYLNRSSSANSQQQGNLISYPPSFPFSVPKSASASPSDHKDNIQ
- the LOC100243233 gene encoding SNF1-related protein kinase regulatory subunit gamma-1-like isoform X1: MPYKDTGIPEDMAQAQEAKESPQLLSCDAYFENIQSRKKLPRSLQESLTAAFARIPVSSFPEVLGGKVVEIRGDAIIAEAVKTLSLCNILSAPVRNPDAGTSLDWRERYLGIIDYSAIILWVLESAQLAAVAFSASTATAAGVSAGAVGALGALALGATGPAAVAGITVAAVGAAVAGGMAADRGMGKDAPTAADHLGEEFYKVLFQEEPFKSTTVQSILKSYRSAPFLPVATDSSMLSVLLLLSKYRMRNVPVIEPGQPFVKNYITQSAIVQGLERCKGRDWFDCIAAHPISDLGLPFMSHNEVVTIQSNELILEAFKKMKDNKIGGLPVVEGPRKKIVGNVSIRDIRFLLLNPDLFSNFRQLTVMDFMTTIASTTEEAGNVIQPMTCHLNSALGSVIHTLAAKSVHRIYVVAGQEDEVVGVITLRDVISCFIFEPPNHFDNYFGFTVKEMLNK
- the LOC100243233 gene encoding SNF1-related protein kinase regulatory subunit gamma-1-like isoform X2, producing MAQAQEAKESPQLLSCDAYFENIQSRKKLPRSLQESLTAAFARIPVSSFPEVLGGKVVEIRGDAIIAEAVKTLSLCNILSAPVRNPDAGTSLDWRERYLGIIDYSAIILWVLESAQLAAVAFSASTATAAGVSAGAVGALGALALGATGPAAVAGITVAAVGAAVAGGMAADRGMGKDAPTAADHLGEEFYKVLFQEEPFKSTTVQSILKSYRSAPFLPVATDSSMLSVLLLLSKYRMRNVPVIEPGQPFVKNYITQSAIVQGLERCKGRDWFDCIAAHPISDLGLPFMSHNEVVTIQSNELILEAFKKMKDNKIGGLPVVEGPRKKIVGNVSIRDIRFLLLNPDLFSNFRQLTVMDFMTTIASTTEEAGNVIQPMTCHLNSALGSVIHTLAAKSVHRIYVVAGQEDEVVGVITLRDVISCFIFEPPNHFDNYFGFTVKEMLNK
- the LOC100256969 gene encoding pentatricopeptide repeat-containing protein At2g02750 codes for the protein MKRDIAKLVSNGFYREALSLYSKLHSSSVLEHKFTFPFLLKASAKLNSPLQGQILHTQLIKTGFHLDIYAATALADMYMKLHLLSYALKVFEEMPHRNLPSLNVTISGFSRNGYFREALGAFKQVGLGNFRPNSVTIASVLPACASVELDGQVHCLAIKLGVESDIYVATAVVTMYSNCGELVLAKKVFDQILDKNVVSYNAFISGLLQNGAPHLVFDVFKDLLESSGEVPNSVTLVSILSACSKLLYIRFGRQIHGLVVKIEINFDTMVGTALVDMYSKCGCWHWAYGIFIELSGSRNLVTWNSMIAGMMLNGQSDIAVELFEQLEPEGLEPDSATWNTMISGFSQQGQVVEAFKFFHKMQSAGVIASLKSITSLLRACSALSALQSGKEIHGHTIRTNIDTDEFISTALIDMYMKCGHSYLARRVFCQFQIKPDDPAFWNAMISGYGRNGKYQSAFEIFNQMQEEKVQPNSATLVSILSVCSHTGEIDRGWQLFKMMNRDYGLNPTSEHFGCMVDLLGRSGRLKEAQELIHEMPEASVSVFASLLGACRHHSDSALGEEMAKKLSELEPQDPTPFVILSNIYAVQGRWGDVERVREMMNDRGLKKPPGCSSIGVT